The following is a genomic window from Opitutus sp. GAS368.
TCGGTCAAGGCGCGCTTGAGGGTGTCTGCCGCACGGGCGGCATCCAAAGGATGAATAAACTCAAAGGCGTTCCGTCCCACGACGTCCTCCGGTTCGTAGCCCAGCAGGCGCTTGGCGGAGGGACTTTGAAAGCGGATGAGCCCCTCGCCATTCAGTATCGTGATCAGGTCGGAGGCATTTTCTATGAGCAGACGGAACCGGTCTTCGCGCTTCCGCAATTCGCCTTCCGCCCGTTTGCGTTCGGTGATATCAGTACCGATCACGAGAATGGATTTGGGCTGGTTCCGGGCATCCCGCAGCAAGGTCCACCGGGTATGCAGCATGAGTTTGTCGCCAGCTCCGGTAATCTTCTGCATTTCTCCGCTCCATTTGCCGTCCCGGAGCACGGTCTTGAAAGCCTCGAGGAAGGTCACGGCATCGAACTGAATTAGCTCGTCGATCTCGCGGCCAATCGCCTCTGCTGCTGTCAAGCCATAGAGTCGTTCCGCACCCTTGTTCCAAAAGATGATGCGGTGGTTAAGATCGCGGACAACGATGACATCATGAGTCTGGTCAATCAGCGCGGCCTGTTCCGCGATCCGTTCCTCGGCCCGCTTGCGCTCGGTGATGTCGCGGAATGTCCAGATTCGGCCGTAATGTCTTCCCGCCTTGTCCCGGACCGGCGACGAGTAGCGGTCCAGAATCGTGCCATCCACCAGTTCGATCTCGTCCTGGCTCACCTCTTCCGGGTGGGCATACAAATAGGCGACCTTCTCGAGAAATTCAGCGGGATTCTTGGTCTGGGCCGCGAAGAACTGAAGCTGTGCGGGATAATCTTCCTTTTCGGCGATATGCGCGGGCTCCTTCCACAATGCGCGATGCCGCTGGTTTTGGAGAATTTTTCTGCCCTGGCCGTCCACCACCAATATCCCGTCCAGGGCAGAATCCACTTGCGCCTCGAGGAAAGCTGTTTTCCAGCGCAATTCGTCCTCCGCCCGCTTGTGCTCGGTGATGTCTTGCATCTGGGAGATGAAGTAGCGCGGCTGCCGCTGGCTATCACGGACTAGGGAAACGCTTAACTGCACTGTGATAGGCCGGCCGCTTGAGTGGATATAGCGTTTCTCGAGTTGGTAGGAGTGAATTTCTCCGGCGATTATCCGGCGGACATAGCTCAAGTCCGCTTCTAGATCCTCCGGATGGGTGATGTTTTGAAAGGTGCGGGTGAGTAGTTCGTCCTCGGAGTAACCGACCACCTTGCAGAGCGCCGGATTCACTTTAAGCCACCGGCCTTCAAGTGAGACCAGAGCCATGCCGATGGGTGCATATTCGAATGCACTGGAAAAGCGTTCCTCACTTTCCCGCAGCGCGTCTTTGGCCTGAGGCTGATCGGTGCTGCCGCGGAGCCGCCCAGTGGTGTCGGGCGATCGTATTGAGAGGTTCATATTAAATCTGGCAAATCGACCAAACTAGCCAACCGCATTGGTGGCTGGAGAAAACACCGTCTCGGCGTTTTCCGCTTCGGACAGCGGATTGCTGGCCCGGACATGCTGGTGCTCTGATCGGGTTTCTCTTGGCCCGCTGCGAGAATGGTCGGCGCCATCCCCACGACTGCGAGAGTGGCCGTTCTTAAACCAGGAAATCTGCGCTGGGTGAATCTGTCGTGCTTTAACAGACTTGCTTGTGCGTCCGCCAAGGGAGGGGGGTGAATTTTCCATGTGGGCAATCTACCATCGCAGCTCCCGTGATTCCATTGGACCTTGGTCCCATGGCCTCGGCTACTGGAAGACTGTAAGTTGGTTAAATAACGAGACGGACTGTCCGGAAGAAAGTGCCGCACGGATCTCCACTAGCTCCGATCCACGCTACCCTCACTCCAGCCGCCTGAACTCCGCCTCCCCGCATTCGCGTTCACCCATGATTACCGTCTGGCCGCGGTCCATCACTCACCGGCCCGGCTTATTGGCGCCCTTGAGCCGTCTCTCCTGAAAGTGGCGCGGTTTACACCCATTCAACAGGTGCAAATCCACATGGATCAGATCTGCTCAAAACCCAGTCCCAGTCCGGTAAAGTTGATTGCCCCGCAGCCTGGGCTGAGCCAACCTGCAACTAGACCGCTACCAGGCATCATCGAATCTGCGTTCACTGCGGCCCCCCGTCTGAATGAGCAACCACGCTCCACAGTCCTTGCGGAACTCGGCCTTTGTGCGCTACGCAATTGCGGTGGTGACGAGCCTCGGCGCCGTGCTTGTCACCCGTGCCCTTCGGATCATCAGCCCGCATGCCCCAGCCGATCTCATTTACTGCGCCACGATCCTCAGTGCGTGGTTCGGGGGAACCGGTCCCGGGTTGCTGGCCGCCTCGTTCTCCTCGGCGGCCATTGCCTTTCATTTCATTCCGCCACCCTACGCCGGCATTTCGACGACGTCGGATTTGATTCGGCTGGCGGTCACTTCCGCGGGAGTGTTTGTCGTCAGCTGGATCAGCGGACGACAAAGGCGCGCCGAAGAGCTGTTACAGCAGGCGCGGGATAAACTGGAGGAGAAGGTTCAGGATCGCACTGCCGAACTGCGGCGGACCAACGAGAAGCTGCAAGCTGAAATTGCCGAGCGCAAAACCGCCGAGGAGGCGCTGCAGACGATGCAGGCCGAACTCGCCCACGTCAGCCGTGTGACCATGATGGGTGAATTGACCGCCTCGATTGCCCACGAAGTAAACCAGCCCTTGGGCGCGATTATGAATTACGCGAATGCCTGCCGACGGCTGCTGGCCACACAGCAGGAGGGAAATGCCGGGATCGACGAGGCCCTCTCCAGGATTGTCGAGGACGCCCACCGGGCCAGCGATGTCATCACGCGCATCCGGGCTCTGGCCAAAAAGCAGCCCACGGATAAAGCCCCGCTGGCGGTCAAGGATCTCATCACCGACGCAGTGGCCATCTCGAACTACGAAATGCGGGCGCGGGGGGTGGCGATCCGGGTGGATTTGGCGGCGGATTTGCCCGCAATCGCGGTTGATCGCATTCAGTTCCAGCAGGTGCTGCTCAATCTGATCATAAACGGCAGTGAGGCGATGGAATCAATGCCGCCCGTACAGCGCTTCATTGAAATCAGCGCCCGCCTCGAATGCTCTGGGGACGAGCCCGCTCTCACGGTGCGCGTGCGGGATTACGGCCCCGGAGTCAACCCGTCTGACGAGGCCCGGTTGTTCGCCCCTTTTTACTCCTCCAAGGCAAAAGGTCTGGGCCTCGGTCTGCCCATCAGTCGCTCGATCATCGAGGCGCATGGTGGACGCCTGTCGCTGGTGCCCAGCGGTGGCGCGGGGGCCACGTTCCAGATACTCCTGCCGCTGCCGGGGCCGGCCATCGCATGACCCCCGGCGACCACCTCGTCTATGTTGTCGACGACGACCGGTCGTCACGGCAATCGCTTGAGTTCCTGATCAGGTCGGCGAGCTTCAAGGTTCAAGCCTTTGCTTCCGCCCAAGAGTTCCTGGGATTTCCGCATCCGGTGCTGCCGGCTTGCTTGGTGCTCGACGTGCGCATGCCCGGTTTGACCGGACTCCAGCTGCAGGAAGAACTTGCAAGAATGCGCGTCGACATCCCGATCATTTTCATGACTGGCCACGGCGACATTCCCATGTCGGTTAAAGCGATGAAAGCCGGCGCGGTGGAATTCCTCACCAAGCCATTTCGCGAGGACGAGATGCTGCGGGCCATCACCCAGGCCCTTGAGCGCGATCGGGTCGCGCTCGGCGAGCGGCTCGAACTGGCAGCGCTTCGCCAGCGGCACGCTGGGCTTACGCCCCGCGAGCGCGAGGTCATGGCCAGTGTCGTCACCGGTTTGCTCAACAAGCAGGTGGCGGCCGAGCTTGGAGCGGCGGAAAAAACGATCAAGGCGCACCGGGGGCGGGTGATGCAAAAAATGCAAGCTACCTCCCTGGCCGATTTGGTGCGAATGGCCGAGAGACTGCACGCCGATGGCTAATGTGCGGTTTGCGTGGAACCGAGGGACTAGGTCCGGGGTTTCCCGTAGGACTTAGGTCTAATGGCGGTTCCGAGTTGGCAAGTGTATCCTATCGAATTGTTATTATTCCACTGAACATGAAACCATTTCCGCCACCGGACCCTGCCCCCTTGGTCGCCATTGTCGACGATGACGAATCGTTGCGCCGCTCGGCGCAAATGTTGATTGTCTCCCTCGGCTTTCGCGCGGAAGCGTTTGCGAGGGCGAAGCAGTTTCTGCAATGGCCGCTACTGGGCGAGGCGTCGTGCCTGATTCTCGATGTCTGTATGCCGGAAATGAACGGCCTTGAATTGCAAAGGCGGCTGGGACGGTCCCATCCGCACCTGCCAATTATCTTCATCACAGCTTGCGCCAAAGAGGACGAGGAAAAGCAGGTGATGGGCGCCGGCGCTGTCGCCATGCTCAGGAAACCGGTGCCGGAAAGCATTTTGACCGAAACGCTCCGCCGGGCCTTGGATTCAGGTGGTTGGGAGCGGCCACCGGCAGTTCCAGGGCTTTAGGGCTGACGCCCTCGCCAGGTTTCCTAGGAGTAAAAGCGTGCCGCGGAAGAAACGGTTCTTTTGACGGCTGTCGCCATGGGGAGCGACGTCGGAAACCGACGAAGGCGCGGCGGGCTTTGGCCGGGAGGCCTGGTTTGCATTGCGGTCTTGGCCGTCTGTTTCTGCGCTAGCTGGCGGCTAAGTATTTCTGGTGAACTGCCGTTGCATTACTGGATGTGGGTGAGGTCGCACTACTGATTGGAGGCATGGTGGATTTGATTCACAGGTCGAAAGATTTCCTACGTAGAAGCCGCCGAGACCCGGAAAGGCATTTTGAACGGATGGGCGCGATCCCACTTGGATCCAAAGGGAAATTGCAGGCACCGGCAAATGCCTAGGCGGCACGTTCGGCGGCAATTACGTGAAAGGCCTGGTTCCACAAAGGCGTTCGCTTACCAAGGCAGCGGGGCCATCTTGAGCTCCCGCTCCCAAAGGGCGCGAATCGCCCGCACAGTTTCCGGCAGCAGCGCGGCGTTTCCAGCGGCAATATTGTCCAGCACCTGCCCGGTGCTCTTGGCTCCAGGTATAACCGTGGACAGCTCGGGTTGCGCCAAGACATAGCGAAGGGCGGCATGGGAGAGTGAAAGACCCGGCGGCACCAAGTCCGCAAATTGCTTCACGAGCGCCGCCCGGCGTGTAATAACCTCCGGGGTCCAGCGGTCGCGCACCCCGTCGAAACGGCTATCGCTCCGATATTTTCCGGACAACCATCCCGAATCAAGCGGCACCTTGGCGATTAATCCCACACCTTTTTTCTGCGCCCCGGCAAAGGCCGTAAGAGGCTCCTGATGGAAGGCATTGAACAACACTTCGATCACCCCGCTCCCAGTGGTTGCCACGACTTGGGCGAGATCGCACCCTGAGTCGAGCGAAACGCCGTAGCACCGCAACCAGCCTTCCTTCTTCAGCCGTTCCAGTTCACCGTAAAGCGCGGTTCGGTTGCCATCCATTAAAGCTGCCGGCGGATTGTGAACGAGCAGGACGTCGAGATAGTCGGTCTGAAGCCGGCGCAAACTGGCGGCGACCGCAGGACGCAGTGCCGCTATGTCGAAATTTGTCTCGCCTTCGGCCGTGTGGCCGAATTTTGAGCAGAGCACGACCTGTCCCCGGACGTTCTTCAATGCCCGCCCCAGCAAATCTTCGCTGCGTCCCTCCGAGTAACCCGGAGCCGTGTCGAAGAAATTGCACCCCGCATCCCGAGCAACTTGCACCATGCGCAATGCTTCGTCCGCATCTTGCATGCCCCAAACCGGATTGGCGAGTTGCCAGCCACCGAAACCGATCTCGCTGACGATGATCTGACTTAAGCCGAGGGTACGGTATTTCACGATTTAATGTATGCTTTCAAAGCGCCGGGAACAATTTTCATTTTGCCAACAGTTGCCTTTATTTTTAGCGACTGATGAAAATCAGGCTCTTCGGATTCGACACCCAAAATCATTGTTTGCTGAGTGCAAACCTACCAGGGGAAAATTCGGCTTCGCCTTCGCCTCAACCACGACCACCGGAGGCAAACCGCCGCGATCGAGATTGCCCGGAACAGCGGAGCGATTCGCCGCACCGCGGACGTCAGTCGCTTCGATCCCGGTTGTCGAAGCAACCCTTTCTTGCCGACGCCAGCCTGGCTGGCACAATGCCCTGACGATGGAACTGCGTCATCTGCGATACTTTGTGGCCGTGGCGGAAGGCTTGAATTTCACCAAGGCCGCCGCGCGGCTGCGGTTGGCGCAACCGGCGTTGAGTCGTCAGGTGGCGGACCTCGAAGACGAGCTGGGCGTGGACTTGCTGAGCCGCTCTTCACACGGCGTCCGCCTGACGGAAGAAGGGAAGCTGTTCCTGGCCGAGGCGCGTCTGGTTCTCACCCACGTCGACGAAGCGGTCACGAAGGTCCGCGCATTGGCACGCGGGGAATTTGGCGAACTGCAGGTGGGCTATGTGCCGCCGCTCGACCTGCATATCCTTCCCCGCGCCCTCGCGGCCTTTCAGAAGACAACGCCCGGCGTCAAAGTCGTGCTGCACGATCGCGGCAGCGATGAACTCTGCCAGGACCTGCGCGACGGAAAGCTGCACCTCGCGCTCATGATGCAGCCCAGCGAGGAGGCCACCGCGGGAATCACATTCGAGGAGGTTGGCCGCTATCCGTTCTTCGTCGCCATGGCCTCAGGCCATCCGCTCTCGAAGCTGAAAGCCGTCCCGCCCGCCAAGCTGGCCAAACAGCCCCTGGTGGTGCTCGATCGCAAAAAGAATTCCGAGTTTCACCGGATCCTAAAACGCGTGTTCGCCCCCCTGCGGCCGAACATCTCGACGGAAGCCGACAGCGTGAATTCCCTCATCACCGAAATCGGTGTCGGCCGGTGCGTGGCGGTGGTCAGCCAGCTCTTTAAGGAAGCGATTGGGAACCGGCTCGTTTATCGCCGGTTGACCGAGACCGAAACTGTCATGTGCGTCGGCATCGCCCGCGCGCAAAACGGCGACCTGCCTCCCTCCGGGGAAAAGCTGCTGGCGACGATCCGGGCGACTGCGCCGGGCTAGCTGACGCGTCAGCCCCGACGTTTGAGCACGGCGGGTGTTCGCGGGCCACTTTCGGCCTCGTTTCCTGATATTCCTGAAAGGCATCGCCATCAAAGAAAGGTGGTATTGGGCAGTTTCGAGCGCGGCTGATAAAGTGGCTTCACGGTTGGCAACCGCCACCGCAACCCAAAATAAAAACCCATCATGAATACGCAGAAATCAAATCAATCGAACAGCAGCGCCAAGAAATCCATCGTCCTCGTCCACGGCGGCTTCGTCGACGGCTCCGGCTGGGCCGGCGTCTACCGCGAACTGAAGCGCAAGGGCCACAGCGTCGTCGTGGTTCAGAACCCGACCAAGTCCCTCGCCGACGACGTCGCCACCACCAAAGCCGCCATCGAGAGTGTGGACGGCGAAGTCGTCCTCGTGGGGCACTCTTACGGCGGCGTCGTCATCACCGAAGCCGGCACTCATCCCAAGGTTTCGAACCTCGTCTACATCGCGGCCTTTGCGCCCGACCAGGGCGAGTCGGTCGCCTCCCTCATCGCCAATCCTCCCCCGGGCGCGCCCGTTCCCCCGATCCTGCCGCCGAAAGATGGTTATCTCTTCCTCGACCGCTCCAGGTTCGCCGCATCCTTCGCGGCAGACGTCGAAGCCGGTCTGGCCGCGTTCATGGCCGATTCGCAGGTTCCGTGGGGCCTTGATGCCCTGACCGGCGCCGTCACGAATCCCGCCTGGAAGTCCAAGCCGAGCCACTACCTGGTGGCCTCCGAGGACAATATGATCCCGCCGCCGGCCCAGCGGATGATGGCCGAACGCGTGAAGGCGCAGGTGACCGAAGTCCCGGGCAGCCACGCCGTCTACGTCTCGAAGCCCGCGGAAATTGCCCAGTTCATCGGGCGGGCCGCGTCCGCCTAAGGGACAGTCCAACCCGGCAATCACCGGCGAAGCGCAGAAGTGCGCCGCCGGTGATTTGCATTGTTCGGGCCACGGCCGGAATCTGAGGGCGGCTGTTCTCCGGGATTTGGTGCGGCTCGGAACCGAAGCGCTTCACTCGGCGGTTCCAATACTCCCGGATAACCGTTCCGGTAAAAGCAGGCGGTCATAGATTTCCTAACCTCGTGCGCGGTGGGGCCCAATCAGTCGGTTGGACCCGATCCGCTTCCAAAATCACGAACTGGAGGAGTCTTCAGGAAAATGTGTCGCTTTGGTTGCCCTGTAGGCCGCGGCCACTGGCGAAGCGATTTCCCTAACCTCGGCTTGAGTTCGTGTTTCGCTCGAAGTGGCTATGTGGCGGCTCATCTATGGTCAGAAGTCACAACCATTTGCTTCAAAATTAGGCCTTCAAGAGTGTTTCTCAGAGGGAAAGCAGCCGTCCGGTTCAAGGGGCTTGAAGCAAATCACCGCCGACAGGCCAACTTGGCACGGGTTTGATTTGATTCATTAGCTTCACGTTGGGGCTATCGGCCCCCCGAGCGACTGTTTCGCAGTGCAACAAATGGCGCGTAGCGTGGCATGGGTGCAAAGCACCGTGCCACGGCAAGTATGGCCAAAGAAGGTAAACACCACACTGGCGGGGGGGAGCAAAGGAAGGGAAGGAGATAACGCGTTTTGATCTTGGCCTAGTAAGATAATGACGGAATGCGCCATTGAGCGCACTTGCTATCGGTTAGTGCGGCCAATTTGACTAGGTTGCCAGTGCGACGTGTATTGAAATCCCGCCGGAATGATGAGGTTGGTTTTTCGGCTCACTCGTATCGGGAGGCCGGCAGATCTTCCGGTGTATTCAGGTTTGTGAGCCATTCCGGGGGAAAATTCTCTGCGGAAATTTCCCGCAGGTTCCCGGCAGCTTCCAGCCGCGTGCACAGGGCTTGAAACGATCTTTGCCCGGAAAGCTGCGCGGCCCGCAGCTCGGGCAGGCAGGACAGATGCCACGCAGCGGCCAGCGGTTCGTAGCCGGAGGCGCGGCGCGGGACCACGGCCCGTCCTTCGTTTTCTGCCAGGTGTGCCAGCGCGCGCAGCCATGTGGCCGGGATCAGGGGCATGTCCACGGCGAGGACGAGCAGCACTTCCGCCGGGTGCAGGACCCATAAGCCGGCCAGCGCGACCAGCGCGCCCGCGCCGGGCT
Proteins encoded in this region:
- a CDS encoding LysR substrate-binding domain-containing protein — protein: MELRHLRYFVAVAEGLNFTKAAARLRLAQPALSRQVADLEDELGVDLLSRSSHGVRLTEEGKLFLAEARLVLTHVDEAVTKVRALARGEFGELQVGYVPPLDLHILPRALAAFQKTTPGVKVVLHDRGSDELCQDLRDGKLHLALMMQPSEEATAGITFEEVGRYPFFVAMASGHPLSKLKAVPPAKLAKQPLVVLDRKKNSEFHRILKRVFAPLRPNISTEADSVNSLITEIGVGRCVAVVSQLFKEAIGNRLVYRRLTETETVMCVGIARAQNGDLPPSGEKLLATIRATAPG
- a CDS encoding PAS domain S-box protein, with the protein product MNLSIRSPDTTGRLRGSTDQPQAKDALRESEERFSSAFEYAPIGMALVSLEGRWLKVNPALCKVVGYSEDELLTRTFQNITHPEDLEADLSYVRRIIAGEIHSYQLEKRYIHSSGRPITVQLSVSLVRDSQRQPRYFISQMQDITEHKRAEDELRWKTAFLEAQVDSALDGILVVDGQGRKILQNQRHRALWKEPAHIAEKEDYPAQLQFFAAQTKNPAEFLEKVAYLYAHPEEVSQDEIELVDGTILDRYSSPVRDKAGRHYGRIWTFRDITERKRAEERIAEQAALIDQTHDVIVVRDLNHRIIFWNKGAERLYGLTAAEAIGREIDELIQFDAVTFLEAFKTVLRDGKWSGEMQKITGAGDKLMLHTRWTLLRDARNQPKSILVIGTDITERKRAEGELRKREDRFRLLIENASDLITILNGEGLIRFQSPSAKRLLGYEPEDVVGRNAFEFIHPLDAARAADTLKRALTDANVPWSEEYRFRHQDGSWRTLQSIGRNIPGEAADGFVVINSRDVTESRDLEAQFRQAQKMEAFGQLASGVAHDFNNILAVIKMLAGLLRREQALASTPMDFATEIETAAERGANLTRQLLLFSQRQALQPRDLDLNETIKHIAKMLHRILGEDVHMQFKFAPQPLFVHADAGMLDQILLNLTVNARDAMPKGGRLIIETQTFEFDEVTAAQTAQARPGSFVCLSVTDTGCGIPTENLPRIFEPFFTTKEVGKGSGLGLATVFGIVQQHNGWINVYSEVGLGTAFRVYLPRLTQVPNHAAGGPALATITGGSETILLVEDDSALRTTMQIVLSGLGYRVLEARNGVEALEVWKQHRHEIHLLLTDLVMDGGITGRELAGQLLQQDSKLRVLYVSGYSAEIASKDFLLEEGVNFLPKPFEAHRLAQALRNCLEKNPPKKPA
- a CDS encoding response regulator transcription factor, with translation MTPGDHLVYVVDDDRSSRQSLEFLIRSASFKVQAFASAQEFLGFPHPVLPACLVLDVRMPGLTGLQLQEELARMRVDIPIIFMTGHGDIPMSVKAMKAGAVEFLTKPFREDEMLRAITQALERDRVALGERLELAALRQRHAGLTPREREVMASVVTGLLNKQVAAELGAAEKTIKAHRGRVMQKMQATSLADLVRMAERLHADG
- a CDS encoding PAS domain-containing sensor histidine kinase, whose protein sequence is MSNHAPQSLRNSAFVRYAIAVVTSLGAVLVTRALRIISPHAPADLIYCATILSAWFGGTGPGLLAASFSSAAIAFHFIPPPYAGISTTSDLIRLAVTSAGVFVVSWISGRQRRAEELLQQARDKLEEKVQDRTAELRRTNEKLQAEIAERKTAEEALQTMQAELAHVSRVTMMGELTASIAHEVNQPLGAIMNYANACRRLLATQQEGNAGIDEALSRIVEDAHRASDVITRIRALAKKQPTDKAPLAVKDLITDAVAISNYEMRARGVAIRVDLAADLPAIAVDRIQFQQVLLNLIINGSEAMESMPPVQRFIEISARLECSGDEPALTVRVRDYGPGVNPSDEARLFAPFYSSKAKGLGLGLPISRSIIEAHGGRLSLVPSGGAGATFQILLPLPGPAIA
- a CDS encoding molybdenum cofactor guanylyltransferase, which produces MSHTAVLFAGGYSHRMGRDKAGLTWGDRRLLEHQADTLRATDPQELILSCRPEQPFALPDFVRVDDGEPGAGALVALAGLWVLHPAEVLLVLAVDMPLIPATWLRALAHLAENEGRAVVPRRASGYEPLAAAWHLSCLPELRAAQLSGQRSFQALCTRLEAAGNLREISAENFPPEWLTNLNTPEDLPASRYE
- a CDS encoding aldo/keto reductase encodes the protein MKYRTLGLSQIIVSEIGFGGWQLANPVWGMQDADEALRMVQVARDAGCNFFDTAPGYSEGRSEDLLGRALKNVRGQVVLCSKFGHTAEGETNFDIAALRPAVAASLRRLQTDYLDVLLVHNPPAALMDGNRTALYGELERLKKEGWLRCYGVSLDSGCDLAQVVATTGSGVIEVLFNAFHQEPLTAFAGAQKKGVGLIAKVPLDSGWLSGKYRSDSRFDGVRDRWTPEVITRRAALVKQFADLVPPGLSLSHAALRYVLAQPELSTVIPGAKSTGQVLDNIAAGNAALLPETVRAIRALWERELKMAPLPW
- a CDS encoding response regulator, which gives rise to MVAIVDDDESLRRSAQMLIVSLGFRAEAFARAKQFLQWPLLGEASCLILDVCMPEMNGLELQRRLGRSHPHLPIIFITACAKEDEEKQVMGAGAVAMLRKPVPESILTETLRRALDSGGWERPPAVPGL
- a CDS encoding alpha/beta hydrolase → MNTQKSNQSNSSAKKSIVLVHGGFVDGSGWAGVYRELKRKGHSVVVVQNPTKSLADDVATTKAAIESVDGEVVLVGHSYGGVVITEAGTHPKVSNLVYIAAFAPDQGESVASLIANPPPGAPVPPILPPKDGYLFLDRSRFAASFAADVEAGLAAFMADSQVPWGLDALTGAVTNPAWKSKPSHYLVASEDNMIPPPAQRMMAERVKAQVTEVPGSHAVYVSKPAEIAQFIGRAASA